The DNA region CGCCGAGATCCATGTCAGCCAGGAGGCGTTGGCGGAGATGGTCGGGGCCACCCGGGAGGCCGTCAACAAGCAGCTGGCCCGGCTGCGGGAGATGGGTCTGATCGACACCGGCCGGGGGCACGTCAGGATCCTCAAGCCGGAGAGGCTCAGCGCCCTCGCGTTCGGCAATGTGACCGAGGTCACAGAGCGAACGTAGTCCCGATCATTGTCGTCGCTCTGGCCGCCGCCTACAGTTCCCGGTAGGTGAACGGGGAACATCGTTCACCGGCAAGGAGGACGACGGCGATGGTCGGCAAGGTGCTGTTTGCCGTGGACGGTTCGGTGCCGTCGCGTGAAGCGGCGGCACTGGCGCATGACCTGCTTCCCAAGGCTCGCGAGGTCCTCATCCTCCAGGTCGTACCGCAGCTGCCGTATGCCTGGAACGCCTGGCCGGCCTTCCCGGATCTGTCGCAGGACCTGGCGAGGGCCTGGGCGTACGTGTCGGAGGTCGGTGACGATCTCGGCGCGCAGGGCTGGAACGTCGATACCAGGGTCGAGTGTTCCCCCCTGAGCGCGGCCGAGGTCGACCAGGAGATCCTGAGACTTGCCGATCTCCTTCGGCCGAATCTCATTTGCCTGGCCCTGGCCAAGGGGGGCGTCGCCGGCAGTATCGTCCGGAAGGCGCCCATGCCGGTCTTGGTCGCGAGGCTGACGTCGCGCGACGACAAGCCTAAGGGCCGGAGAGAAGAGAAGAGGGAGCATCTCGAGCCGTGGCTCGTGCATCGCAGCCTCTTGCTCAATCCTGTCGCGGCCCTGGTCTTCAGGTATGCCGGAATCGTGTGAGGAGCCGGTCACTCAGCCCTCGGTGTGCAATCACCGACCACCGTCAGTCCGACCGTGACGGACACCTCTGGACAGGCGGCGCATGACCGCAGAGGGGAGAGAGAGATGAGCGCAGAGGGTCAGATCAATCGTTGGTGGCGGGTCGCGGGTGGGCTCTCCATGAACCTCGCCCTCGGTTCGCTCTATGCGTGGAGTGTCTTCGTCGCGCCCCTCGAGAAGGAATTCGGGTGGAAGCGGGCCGACACCGCCATGATCTTCACCATCGCCGTATTCGTGTTCGGGCTCGCGTTTATCCTGGCCGGGCGGCTCCAGGACAAGAAGGGGCCGTTCTGGATCTCGGTGATCGGCGGCGTGCTGGTCAGCGTGGGGTTCTTCGTCAGCGCCTGGACCACGACCCTCGCCTGGGTCTTCTTCTGGTTCGGCGCCATCGGCGGCATCGGCAACGGCTTCGGCTATGCGACGCCGATCCCCGTCATGGCCAAGTGGTTCCCCGATCGGCGGGGCCTGGCGGTCGGGCTCGCGGTCGCCGGCTACGGCGGCGGGTCGGCCATCTTCGGCCCGCTGGCCGGCAACTGGCTGATCCCCACGTACGGGTGGCGGGCCACCTTCCAGATCCTCGGGGTCATCTTCCTGGTCATGACGTTGGCCGGGGCGTACCTGCTG from Candidatus Methylomirabilota bacterium includes:
- a CDS encoding universal stress protein; its protein translation is MVGKVLFAVDGSVPSREAAALAHDLLPKAREVLILQVVPQLPYAWNAWPAFPDLSQDLARAWAYVSEVGDDLGAQGWNVDTRVECSPLSAAEVDQEILRLADLLRPNLICLALAKGGVAGSIVRKAPMPVLVARLTSRDDKPKGRREEKREHLEPWLVHRSLLLNPVAALVFRYAGIV